In the genome of Caenorhabditis elegans chromosome IV, the window TAGTTGCAAAACTATTGGAAACATAATAAGTggttaataaataaataaaaaaccttTTGAGATTGCAGACCTAGTATCTATTTAGACAGACTTGACGTCTTCATTGAAAGGCAACTATATAGTACCAGGAACTGCgattctttttttgtaattctgCATCTAATATAAAATGTATGTAACAACGTTGAAGTCTACTACTCTTGAATATCCTATTCAACCCCACACATTCTCAATTATTTTGATCGTTCACCGGGCAGCCCCCGGAAGGGAGACTAGACGAGAAATCTTTAGGAAattataaagtttttaaaaagaaataccCGCgcattctgaacttttttggcTTTGCTTCTATCTTGATTGAATGTGAAATACTTGATGAATAGTTGATGATGATGTAGTGAATGGTTAACACAAGAAATTGAATAAGTCTGCTGATATTCATTGTAATAAAGTAGGTTACACAGGAAATTATGCACATATACGAATGTTTTGGAGTTGCCTGCTATCTAGATATATACTAAATTTAGAATCTGAAGAACACTTCAGATATTTGATGAAAGTTAGactatttcaataaataaccTGATGTATAAGTATCCTAGATTTTATAAGAATTAGCCAATTAGAATGTACATTGTACAAAGTATGTTTGGAGATAGGATATGATAGCGAAcaacttttacattttttttgactattttttaataaaaagtttttaaaaagtgacacaatgtgataaaatttcaaattttattttcagcgcCAGCGGGGAAAATGCaatgacaaaaaatcaaagcaCAAAATgttatacatttaaaaaagggaaaaacaaaaacaacctCAAACAAACGACTTTTCTCTATAATTCTcaagttccaaaatttttgcataaatttgGTATATCTCTCCCAAAACTTGTAATGAAAATGTGCCCAAAATAGTTGCTTTTtgcttttctaaaattctgattttttaaaataaaaaaatgtaatttaaatcgaaatttcaaaatataataactattttttgatGCAAACTATTCAAATCTActtttaaataagtttttgaGAATCATAGAACATAAATGACTTATaagacaaaaatgaatgaatgtCACGATGTATTGTTTTCTAGTCAAAACGTAAGAAACTAACGACCATAGACACTCTCATTAGACatctaattatttttattacgCAAGATTTTCTTTTGTATTATTAGCCAAATTTTCGTGTTTACCTTTTCATGAAGAAATTTTCGATGAGCTgtccaaattttgagaatatcTAGCTCATACATCAGatgaaatgagaagaaaagaaaatacttGAGTTTTGAGTTCTCATTTCAAGATCGGctcgaacattttttcagaatatttaaaGACGTACACGCAACATAAAAGATTATGGATTCAGGcgggaaaataaatttttcaaaaaaaagtaaatgatgatgatgatgcagGAAAGGGGTCCCCCTTCTTTCAATGAATTGGGTCACCATTGGCTACCTTTAAAAGTTTGAGAGACGCAAAGAAAACTCTATAGAAACGGCCTGaaagaacatttcaaaaaaaaacttgccatAAATGTGCGTCGAAAATTGGTGGTCTGTATTGTAGGATGAAGGATCGCGAAAGGAATTTGGTGCTGGACGAATTGGTAATTGAGATATCAACGAATTTTGGTAAGTGAACGCCATCCATATCTgcaaaatattaattgttgaaatagaaaatgttttaagaattatgaaaattgaggATAGACTTTAAAAGtacatttataaatttttaaaagtagacCGCTTCAACTCTAAAAGAGGTATTGCCATTaacgaattaaaattttccagtcaaagttttggtaaatttccgaattttccaaatctgAACGCCGTTTGAatgttttattagaaaatagtTAGTAATTCAAACTAGGAGTGGTAAAACTGtgtaattgtcattttttaccttaaataaaaaataaataaaaatttaacgtTTTACCACAATATTGGGGCATTTCAGCATTATAGGAGCGGTTTTAAACGTGATTTTCTCACTGACGGTTATCCATAATCAAAATTATTCCTATAGTTGCTAAAGTACCAAATAGCATGTGcaagaaaaccgaaaatttgttgaaacgTTTTTAGCAGTCTAAAAGTAAACATTTCTCAAACATCTTTTTTCTACGACTTTTATGTTTAATagttatttgtattaaaatatttcaaaactttgaatatgcaaaagttctcaaaatgtttccaaaaactgcaaaattttgagaatttgccaaaactctgactgaaaatttcggaaaatcaatctttaattttttttttttattttaggtttttttcttttgaaaatcaactGCGTGATagattttagaatttaaatattaCAACATAACATATTCACTTACGACAAGTTTTGCATTTGAGagcatttttagaataaaaacgttaaaattgTAAATACTTTTGACATCAAACAGTGTGTTGATGCCTTTCATCATATGGGAGATTTAGGATAATTCGAGGATTTTGGCATATTATAAAATAGGAAAACATCTATGAAAGCAAAGAAAATCGAACTGAACTCATTAGTGAATTATCTCtgaaactaattttaggtTTCAGAAGAATAGTATTGTTTAAGTTTGATTAGGCCTTTACGGTAGGTAGACATGTCTTCCGATCTAATAAGTAGTAATGTGTGGTATAGCTATGGGTGCTACTTGGCTACAAAGCGTAGGCAGACCAGTAGGCATTTAAAAGCCTAAAACcccagaaattttttcagattttctcgaCTAAAAACATCCTCCTTATTCACGaagataaatattttcttcTCATTTATTCGATTTCCTTTTTATTgggtgttttcaaaaaaaaaacaaaaacagcggaacagttgaaaaataataattgaggAAAAGACATCTGGTTGagtaaagaataaaaaaagcaTTATGGGAGAGATGGAGTTCTCTTTCTAAGAAGAAAGTGACAAGGGgaagtattttattatttttctctgaGAAATGGGGGAATTATGAggcattttcagatttatcgaATGTCATTGGAAAAGGTTTTGACATGCAATGGCcattaaacaaaattattgaaacatttactaaatttgatttaaactTATATGAAGAAAAGATCGACACGAAAATATTAAGCATGGATATTTTTAGTAAAGATGAACGCTGTTAGAGTGATTTTTTCTTATAACTCGGACcgtcagaaaaagaaaaaaatatggttgaaactaatttttttttctttttctgacggtccgagttatttttttttttttgataaaaaagtaattttcatTCTCAAAAGCCCTTTAAATCagttttatttggaaatttaaccCAAATTTCTATGTCTTGAAAAATATACTGTATAAATATAATCTTTTggcgaatttttaaaaatgaaacatcgCAACAAAAACACTGGACACCGCCAGAATGTTTCCAagaaataattgcaaaaaaggtTTCTCAACTAAGCTAAACTTAAGTTATTAGTTCGAAACTCCTTTCGtcaaatctaattttaaaagaaattaacTATTTTTCTGCAAGGCTGTCATACATTGTAGGTCCTTATCGCCTAGGTACTTAATTTGCCAGTAGGCACGCTTGTAGGCACAATGCAGGCAGGCACAAGTTtccttaaaatttattttaacaaaaagtaaaacttATAAAATGCATATTAGTCAGCATATCGGTAAACGATACAAAATCGGATTAATACTACGAAAGATTTATTAAAACATAAATCTTTTTTCACAGCCCATGGGAACCAAAATGTGATTTATCAACTATAATGGCTCATAGATTATACGTTTagtaagtttttgagaaatagaGTATTTACATAGGTATTCAATCAAACACGAGTCAGCGTAAACTGAGAATGTTATCTGTGAAcctaaaaaagaagaagaagctgaagaagaagaagaagaagaatgaaTGGATTGGAATAGGACAActgaagaaagaaaaaaaatattcgaaaaaggGGGAATAagaatgacaaaaaatataaaaaatattcggTTGAAAAAGAGGATGGAATGGACGAGTCAATTCTCTTGGGGGGACACCCTTCTTCACTCCGGAAAGCTTGCACACCGGTtggcaaaagaaaaaacgaagaggAAGACGATcgaattaggcaaaaaaacGTCTCGGTGTGCCACCGtctttttcttcgtttccGTCAGTTTGTTTTTCCTCATTCGTTCTTTTTATCTtcacatcatcatcattattGACGTCTTCATCATTACCCAAAAACTCTATTTTCAGCGTTTGTTTTGATacttttcgacaaaaaaaagtcaaaaccaGGTTATGTATCGGAGAATCCAATTAGATATTCTTGGAAAGTCTGGAGATCTCACATGTGTTCAGAGGAAACcgcgtttgaaaaaaaaacctcatcGATCTAGGATGGAtcaaagagaaaataaaagtgtGTGCTCCAATTGTTGGatagtttctaaaaattaaattatgtcCTCTTGCTTCACTAGAGGGCATTTTAATTAAggaatattttttacagaCACGAAAAAGCCTGCCGTAACTATAGCTATAGCTCAGAAGGCAACCTACCCCTACTTTGAACCTCTGATTCGGTGCGATTGATAATTTCATCCTTCAAGTTATagacacaaaaaatgatttttctttaaaaatttgaagatgcgctcaaaatatgccaaaattaaatttctagaattggacgaattttttggtaactttCAGGCAACTTTCAAGGCATCTCTCCGGACCTTCatacaaagaaaaacattttcatatggattattggaaaaaattgaaaaacatgtaTCTCAAGAAAGGGCAAACAATTCGCTAAAGCCTTCAAGGCTAGATAAAAACAACTCTTGGCTTATATAATTTGCCTTGGTTTGAGAAAGCTGCGCTAAAGTTTTATTGTGAGTTCCAGGAATctcaaaaactgccaaaaatgtATTCCCTAACTTCTCGGCGTATTTCATTCTTTCCAAGAACATGACACGAACACGAGATCCCAAACTGAGCAAAACAGAAAATGATCCGATAAAAAGGTTGCAAGAAATCTGTGAATGGCTTTGAAGAAAGAATCTATTAATTCAACAAATTGGAAGatgtcttttctttttttctcttttccttcGTTTGTTGATTTGGAAGAATTGCATTGTGGATGTGaggatgagaaaaaaatgagattgagaaaaagaaatgaatgaaaatggTTACAAGAAAAGGACAATCTGATTctgacagaaaaaaattatttctgaaataaaaactattccgATAGCTTTAAAGTgatttatttcaactttttcaatgacTTTAGGGATTACAAAGACACCAAATTTAGTCTTCGAGAACacggaaaatgagaaaatgtattttataaaCTATTGGACtaccaaaaaataaagctGAATGAttttaagtttattttaattgagaaaatataatCACTCTCagtgtctttttgaaatttcgaaattaggacttcatgtttttgaaatttcggaattttattttatgtgaagcttccaaaaatgtacaaaaatgctcgcctgcctgccttcaaGGCGATgtatcaaaacttcaaaagttcCTGCGTTGTtaatagaaattattttttccaaaaacactTTGAAAACATCAAACAAAATGCCTTAAATTGAAGCAGGCAGCCAGGCAGGTACGTAAGAGCCTGcctgccaaaaaaaatggttttaaaatCTCATGGCTTTTAACTATTCTCTATTGAATGGTTTTCAACAACTTAAGCTTTCTTAAGAGAGCTAATTTACATATAAACGAAAAAGGAatcatcaaaatatttttgatttcaaaaatcattttgaaattgagctTCTCCATTCTTGCGAAATAGGAACATCTTTTGAACTCTAAAAACAAACGGAAATTAGTTCCCAAAAAAGCTGTTCAAATGAAGTCTAAATTCGTAATGTTTCGTTtggaaatagttttgaaagtaaaaattttccgacatttctgcaaaaaaaaactttgatcaattttgataataaaatatacattgcctgaaatttttttttaaagtttaattttgaaaaacagtgcaacACATCATTTgataaaagaacaaaaataaatagcaaatttggaaaaaattaattgaatagAAGTTGATCTCCCCCGCATTCAAAATAATGGTGAATTCATTGAacacttttaaatttgattttcaaagaaaagttGGTTACACAGAAAATGCGATTAATGGGTTCATTGTCATAATTCGTATGTGGTTCTGGCTTTCATGGTGGATATGCACATGTTCAGGAGTCCATGCCTGCCTGCGGAGCTGGTAAATTAGCACAATGTAGGGTCacaaatttctagttttttttgtagcaCGCAGTTCCTAAGAACGCTCACTGAACAAGTGTccaaaactttagaaattgcAACTgatattcaaataaatatgcTCCTTACAGTCAATTCACATATTCATTTTCATCTCAAAAACCAAGTAtgtctaccaaaaaaaaagtccaatcaaaaattcatgcGTCGCCACCGCCGCGGGCCCCAAATCTAATACGAGAAGGCGGAGGGAAACGAGCAAAACATGCTTTGTCTGATGAACTTTTGCcaggaaaataaaagaaaaaacgccctatttttatataattcgccgtttctttttgtttttctttacaaGACTGAAAGCACggaaatatttatcaaaaaagccATAATTGATTTTGAATGCTTAGAACACggtttagttttaaatttactcGACTAAAAATAGAACAAGCTTGAAGGGAATTTGCAAACTTACTATAGTATATATGACTATTTTTTCGGGTACTTGTATATTAATAAGCAAACAATGCTTTGAAGCTCAAACttaaacaatttatttaaaaaaaatactatgtCAACATGTTAaatgttaacttttttcaggcTGGAAATCTGGAATCTCTGTGCTTATTACTGTAGATCTGGCAAGCAAGTGAAATCTATCTCTAACGGCCTACAgcttcaaaaactagaaacgTGCCAAccgaaaatttgtgttttacaACGATTAACAGATCTATGGTAACTTCTATAAAGAAAGATAGTAAAGGATGCTTTAGGTCATCGCACGGAACACCCACCAGCAATTAAACTTCTACGAGGCGTGACTAGAATGACTTCTTAGTTTAATTAATGAACTTGAAAATAGCTACATTACCAATTAAGAACATtatataaattgttttaaacttgtATACTTTGATCTTTGTTTAAACAAAACTGATATGCCTGTCTGGTTTTCCACATTACTAGATTTTCTATAAAACGATGTTAAAATTATCTGCGATATCTAAAAATTAGATTCataagaaaatatcaaaatagaACCGGCATAAATTTTGGCTTTTTGCAATATCCCAAAgtgaaaaatatacttttgaATGTAACATAAAataagttttgcaaaaaaaaaagtttgacccATTTTGTTGGGTCATCTTTAAGAGAgtggaaatttgcaaaaaaggaaacaaattTGGTCTTGCTTgtgacactttttgaaatccttTTTTCACTGAATGGACGCAATTTGAACGGCCGTTTGATGGAATGggtttgaaaaagaagaaaacacgAAAATGGAATGTCAATGTGTCAATCGAAATGAGGAAGAGGAtgaaaacacagaaaatgGAGTTTTTCACGCATGTAGGTAACAAATTAACACGAAtatgtctgaaattatttttaaattcttttcgAATTGTATGTAGGTTGAAAATCATATACCGTGTCGGCTAAAAGTGCTttgatttttcgtatttttttttaattttaaataaatacaaCTTTATAACTAGATATTTCTGTAGAAAAACGTAACTAACAAAGTGTTGCTGTTAATTTTAACTACacgataaaatatttttattgtttcacaACAGTCATGTCAATAGATACATGGGCCGACATCTCGCAAGCCCATTTTTGACGGCTTTTCTTCAAACtgttataattcaaaaatgagacgttttcatttaaaaattgtagtaACAAAATAAACTgtattgaataatattttgtttgtaCATAATCAGTTTTCTTGTCTTGGTTAGCGATTCAGAAATTAACGTTCAAAATAGCGTAGTCCTAGTCAAGATTGAACgtgtttcataaaaattttggaaaaatttttccccatctatgttttaatttttcataaataatttacccgttttatacaaaaaaagtctaaatttAGACGCCAATCAGGCACATAGCTATTCCAAGTAGGAAATTGATTTCAGGAGACGTGCCATAAAACCAggtgaaaattcggaaaagtGACTAACaaggaaaataatttcacgCTGTTGTAGACTGTTTACATTTATTAGCTTGTGCTATATTGGAAGTTAAAAAACGActtcaaagtttgaatttctcactattattttttagtgATTATCTTTTCTTACTGACATTTTGCATTGACACTTTTGCacaaataaattatcaaaaaagctTCGGGGTTTTATTATAGTATCAGCAAAAAcaacttaattttaaaatttatgtgtgcatctaaaaaatcaaaagttatttGGTGTCtagacaaatttaaaaaacgaataatttGAATATGAATATTATGCATAACTTACTGAACTACGAGAAGTTGCATGACAatacaaaaacttcaaaataaattaatttgtcgattatcaaaaactatgaaaaattataggaTTCCGACTTCTGAATTTTGGCTGGAAGTTTCCCCCAACTGCAGAAACTAAAACATCAAGATCATGATGAAAACATAACTTTCGAGGAGAAATATCTCACGGTAAACTTACGTAAAGGTATATTTATAGATCGTGGCTGAGTTAATCAATTTTAACCAGGTACGGTTTGATACTTCAGTTCAGCTAGTTCAGAGTCcactagaaattgaaaaagcaaCTCACAGTCTCGTCGAATTCCTTCCGCATCAAGTGATGAACGTTAACATTCGGGAAAAATACCATGTTGACAGGTTTTGATGCCATAATCAGATACTTCGGTGAGACCAACGCACCTGCCAACATTTGTGCATTTAGCAATATGATCTCGCCTTTTCTCTCACTCAGGAGCCAGAAAAGAAACTGGAGACCTGCCTCCTGAAACTGATTTATTGacaatttcttcttcttcttgttcaaTTCCTTTATTCATTCTCACGGCCTGTTTGTCGTTGGTTTTGACAATTATGCATTACTTCTATTTTGGTATCTTTAAGTATAAATGTTTTTGGGGTGATGATGCTAAATAGttgaagaaaaggaaaaacgcTTGAAGGGACGAATAAATGGAGAAAAAGGGGAAGACGTATCATGTAGAAATGAATGAGTGAGAAGAAAGACGAAGAATGAGTGGACAAACATGTATGATGAAGATGACGGGGAAAAAGAGAGGGCACCCCTTAATAGGCCTATCACGTATTGGCAGAGCAACATAGAGAGCAAAGTTATTTATGGAGCAcgcgaatttcaaaaagtacaagAATATCGGTTTTCCATTACAAAAGAACTTACACACTTGTCGGTGCCAATCTTATGATGTCGAATTGGTCCTTCCAGTGGACGGAGAGGTGTCGAAACtaagaaaatctgaattaatttagttgagaaatattttagacCAAATAGTGGAAGGTTTCGGTTTGCCAACTTAAAACGTTTGTAAGGTTAGCTTATAGTTCTTGTCTTGTGTATTAGGCTTGCACCCACAGTGATctactttgacagctcatatATTAAGTGTGAATTGCTCAACTCTGAAAGTATACCAATATATTGTacacaaattttcacaatttaaaaagttttgataaaataacaGATAACCGATATAAACGGTGTTAAAGTGAAGCAACAAGGGCCTGTTTAAGAACTACCTAAAACTGACTACttattttccaaacatttgaAGTGAAAATCATTGTTAAACATGGAAGGGTCCGCCTATGTTCTGcattttaattattcaaaacacTACACTGACAACGAGGAAAACTATGTcttcttgaaatttccagaaatattcAATGTCTCCAAAATAAAGCATGCCGTGAGTAGATGAAGAAATGATTGATGTTGAGTAgaggaaaatgtttcattcaaCGAATAAAACATCCTTACATTATTTATATGAAcaccttcaaaaattgagagaactAAGTGCCAAACTTCAACCTAGAACGAGAATcagcaaattaaaaaaaaattgaggatccaaaatcaaatttcaaaaaagcggTCAGTACTTCTTAGAGGTTTCGACAACACATCACTACCGGTCAGCGTCGTTGATTTCATCTTCAATCCGCCACGAGAATCGAACCCGTGATGCATAAATAGCAGACAACTGCGTTAACCAGTCGGCCATGCAATCAACAGTTGTGACCCAATAAAATGCTATACATGTTTGCTGTGAGAGAAAAGATGGAGGGCGATGAAAGAATGgtaaataaatgtattttattgaaaaaaaagcaacttaatttgaattattcaaatcGAATTGGACGCTTCGTGACATAACGGAATCGtcggctgaaattttcagaataattgggttaaatcaggaaaaatgtgaacttACGTAGTGGTAGTTTCTTCAGGATAATCGTCCTCCTCTTCGGTAATTATTGGGCCACGTGTCTCTTCATGTTCATATTCTTTTGGAAGTTCAAtctaaaattgtgaatttttatttgaggGCTTTCCACATAGGTACAACTAGGCGCGCCTGCAAGCATCTAAAGGCGTCCGATGCCTGTCTGCCTCATGCCGATCGTAGGATCAGTCTTTTTACGAAAAGAAGTCAATTTACCGTGCGAATTTCCTCATCGTCATAATTCAATACTTCAATCTCATTCCCTCCTTGCGGTCCCGTTTCGGCTCCAGGAGCTCTTCCAAACACATTTTCTGGTTCTcgaatttcttcttttcctaaGTCTTGTGAAGCAAAGGTTATAGTTTCCATTGTAGTTGTGGCAGTGATATCTTCCATTACCGCAAGATCTTCTGTTGAAGTTTCAGTTGTAACAAGTTCTGGAGCATCTGTTACAATAGTGGTAGAAGGTGACAATGGTTCGGAAGTTGTTGTTGCAGATGTAGTCGGCTGAGATGTTGAAGAAGGAGACGCTGGTGGTGACGGACGAACTGATTTCGAGTGTTTTCCCTTCAAAAGCTCAAGTTCTAGAGGACATGGACAGAATTTAATATCAGCTCCTCTATCTCCTGGTGGTCCCTTTGGCCCTCTTTCTCCAGGATTTCCAGATACTCCATCCAATCCAGATGGTCCAGGTTGACCCATTGGACCAGGCGGGCCGTAGATGTAGTTGCGCTGAAAAGTTgtgattctttttttgaaattattattattataacaCTAACTTTTCCTCGAGGACCTTGCAATCCGGATCCTCCCTTCGCTCCTGGCACACCTTTCGGTCCAGGTGATCCAAATCCACCCATTGCAGATTTACCATCAGCTCcttttcttcctcttcttccagGAGGTCCCGATGGTCCAACTGGTCCTTCTTCTCCTTGTTCTCCATCTAAACCATCTTGGCCTGGAATTCCAGCAACTCCCTTATCTCCCTTATCTCCAGTTTCTCCACGATCTCCCGGTGCCCCAGTTGGTCCACGTTCTCCTTGTGGGCATGTGATACATTCTTGATTTGCTTGAATCTCTTCCATTATGTCACGAGCATCCAATCCACGTATTCCATTTGGTCCATCATTTCCAGCCTGTCCATCTCGACCATTTGAACCAGGAAGACCTGGATATCCGGGTTCACATGATATTATTTCACGTTTTCTGGCGACATGGAGGAAGGTGAAGTCAGATAGTTCACGAGTTATTTCTGATTcgagattctgaaattaaaagtttgaagaCCTTCTATTAGTCatagttttaaaacaatttaactATCAGTCGAAAAACCGtgctgctcaaaaaaaaaatcaaatgaaaaagttgcagCTGATTTTATTCAGTTCtacaaaatatttacaaaaaaaaagaaatttgggAGAACTACTTTCCAACTTGTTATAATCTACTTTACCAGGAATTTGGCAGCAATCAAAAGGTGCCAGAAAGTTGTGAAAGATTGACGAAACATTGTCAAACTCTGACAGAAAGTTGTAAAGTTCAAGTTGGTAATTGATTTAATATCTCAACCCGtcgttagtttttttttgacaaattccaATCACTATACATAAATTAATTCCGCTTACCTTAAAAG includes:
- the col-128 gene encoding Col_cuticle_N domain-containing protein (Confirmed by transcript evidence); translation: MWLYTLAALSISFSCLLIIVQVIYFPYLISQAESAHGIVMSKIESFKNLESEITRELSDFTFLHVARKREIISCEPGYPGLPGSNGRDGQAGNDGPNGIRGLDARDIMEEIQANQECITCPQGERGPTGAPGDRGETGDKGDKGVAGIPGQDGLDGEQGEEGPVGPSGPPGRRGRKGADGKSAMGGFGSPGPKGVPGAKGGSGLQGPRGKRNYIYGPPGPMGQPGPSGLDGVSGNPGERGPKGPPGDRGADIKFCPCPLELELLKGKHSKSVRPSPPASPSSTSQPTTSATTTSEPLSPSTTIVTDAPELVTTETSTEDLAVMEDITATTTMETITFASQDLGKEEIREPENVFGRAPGAETGPQGGNEIEVLNYDDEEIRTIELPKEYEHEETRGPIITEEEDDYPEETTTTRRFRYVTKRPIRFE